In Deinococcus psychrotolerans, a genomic segment contains:
- a CDS encoding DUF4388 domain-containing protein, with protein sequence MDQQRENRSGLRAALPPATDQRQLTFIEGQLTYDILEDLFLYLCRRQETLVWQLTTLAGEFSVVFDQGQPADCMFRPSRPIGAYVGLKALRTLFQQQGGQFSVSRSAAPIRRRSLSGSGENLLMALAAQGDERSAPAVLSGTTFDSSAELASVQDLQPDAHRTAFLTSSAEMPLADVLQLFSVSRRSYRVKLSDLSVHPSAPRWLGEIELSAHQIISADMGSERGQSAFNKLLNFAGALQIEVSPSSVSLPTGHDLPPNEPPPDKSPLGKLDKLLLSAVMAGELGSASETGAEKPSAAETPSALQRLGTFLRRK encoded by the coding sequence ATGGATCAGCAACGGGAGAACCGGAGCGGACTGAGAGCAGCGCTGCCGCCCGCTACCGACCAGCGGCAACTCACTTTCATCGAAGGGCAACTGACCTACGACATCTTGGAAGATTTGTTTTTGTACTTGTGCCGCCGCCAAGAGACGCTGGTGTGGCAGCTCACGACCTTGGCGGGTGAGTTCAGCGTGGTGTTCGATCAGGGTCAGCCCGCCGACTGCATGTTCCGGCCCAGCCGTCCTATCGGCGCTTATGTGGGCCTCAAGGCCCTGCGCACCCTCTTTCAGCAGCAGGGCGGACAGTTTAGCGTCAGCCGGAGCGCGGCTCCCATCCGGCGGCGCAGTTTGTCGGGCAGCGGTGAGAACCTGCTGATGGCGCTGGCGGCGCAGGGCGACGAGCGCAGCGCCCCCGCTGTCCTCTCCGGCACCACCTTTGACAGCTCAGCGGAGTTGGCTTCGGTGCAAGACCTGCAGCCGGACGCCCACCGCACCGCGTTTTTGACTTCTTCGGCGGAGATGCCTCTGGCCGATGTCTTGCAACTGTTTTCGGTGAGCCGCCGGAGTTACCGGGTGAAACTTTCTGATCTCAGCGTTCATCCCTCTGCGCCCCGCTGGCTCGGAGAAATAGAACTCAGCGCCCATCAGATCATCAGTGCAGACATGGGCAGTGAGCGAGGTCAATCTGCTTTCAACAAACTCCTGAACTTTGCAGGTGCCCTACAGATTGAAGTCAGTCCAAGTTCGGTTTCTCTGCCTACAGGTCATGACTTGCCACCAAATGAGCCGCCGCCGGATAAGTCACCGCTGGGCAAACTCGACAAGCTGCTGCTGAGCGCGGTGATGGCAGGCGAACTCGGGTCGGCATCTGAAACGGGCGCAGAGAAGCCAAGCGCTGCTGAAACACCGTCAGCCTTACAGCGCTTGGGAACATTCTTGCGGCGCAAGTAA
- a CDS encoding endonuclease III domain-containing protein produces MSLPPQTRPAQRYLSEQQPTEQQPTRTPRSKPSLAEQAPSPAELPEVARRLAKRYLPTPPTPRRAAEPLDGLISTILSQQNTAPITRRQFGGLKAAYPSWEMALADGPDGIETVLKAAGGGLSRIKANYIWNVLDQLETTRGELSLKDTRQMNDAEVRTLLESLPGVGMKTASCVLLFDLARPAMPVDTHILRITRRLEWLPAQWNAVKVERWYDEVLPATWAERYTFHVSAIRHGRETCKAQRPKCGECVLQELCPSAGVFLK; encoded by the coding sequence GTGAGCTTGCCGCCTCAAACCCGTCCAGCGCAGCGATATCTCTCTGAGCAGCAACCCACTGAACAGCAGCCGACCCGAACACCGCGCTCCAAACCCAGCCTCGCTGAGCAAGCGCCGTCGCCCGCCGAGCTGCCGGAAGTGGCCCGCCGTCTGGCAAAGCGCTATCTGCCCACGCCGCCCACACCCCGCAGGGCGGCTGAGCCCCTCGACGGCCTGATCAGCACCATTTTGTCGCAACAAAACACCGCGCCGATCACCCGGCGGCAGTTCGGGGGGCTCAAGGCGGCATATCCGAGTTGGGAGATGGCACTGGCCGACGGCCCCGACGGCATTGAAACGGTGCTGAAGGCGGCGGGCGGCGGCCTATCGCGCATTAAGGCCAACTACATCTGGAATGTGCTTGACCAACTCGAAACCACACGCGGCGAACTCAGCTTAAAAGACACCCGCCAGATGAACGACGCCGAGGTTCGCACGCTCCTGGAAAGCTTGCCCGGTGTGGGCATGAAAACCGCTTCGTGCGTGCTGCTGTTCGATCTGGCCCGTCCCGCCATGCCGGTGGACACCCACATCCTGCGGATCACCCGCCGCTTGGAGTGGCTGCCCGCCCAGTGGAATGCGGTGAAAGTCGAGCGTTGGTATGACGAAGTCTTGCCCGCGACTTGGGCTGAGCGCTACACCTTTCACGTCTCGGCTATTCGGCACGGGCGCGAAACCTGCAAAGCCCAGCGGCCCAAGTGCGGCGAGTGCGTACTGCAAGAGCTTTGCCCATCGGCGGGAGTATTTTTGAAGTGA
- a CDS encoding ATP phosphoribosyltransferase regulatory subunit yields MTLPEGTRDVLPPEWAWREYLRSKLSAHFAQHGYRGVDVPTLEFQNHDHPQDATAFKLIDVGGSVLALRSEFTTAITQLARRRFPAGPFPLRLQYAGRLWLRGQTSELGHLREFTQVGVELLGVRSPQADAELLEVALSALSAVGVAAHLEVGHPGFVDGLLEDAGITGAARDTLHDAMDRKSGPDLAAGLSAHALPAELGHLLYRVMDLYGGPDVLSAASALPLGERARQALDDLLAIAAAFGPERLLFDLGMSRRYGYYSGYTFRAYVAGHAQPVLGGGRYGGRGETLPGAGFAVGLERLTEVAARHLPPEREAVLALDEAGVNYAQTLGLVAERAWTNDPADWQRYAAARGIVRMVRGEQLIEVKA; encoded by the coding sequence ATGACCCTTCCCGAAGGCACCCGCGACGTGTTGCCGCCCGAATGGGCCTGGCGCGAATACCTGCGCTCCAAACTTTCAGCCCACTTTGCCCAGCACGGCTACCGGGGCGTGGACGTGCCCACGCTGGAATTTCAAAACCACGACCACCCGCAAGACGCCACCGCCTTCAAGCTGATTGATGTAGGCGGCTCGGTGCTGGCGCTGCGCAGCGAATTCACCACCGCCATTACCCAACTCGCCCGCAGACGCTTTCCGGCTGGCCCCTTTCCACTGCGGCTGCAATACGCCGGGCGGCTGTGGCTGCGCGGTCAGACCAGCGAACTCGGCCACCTGCGCGAATTTACCCAAGTCGGGGTGGAACTGCTGGGCGTCCGCAGCCCACAGGCCGACGCCGAGCTGCTGGAAGTGGCGCTGTCGGCCCTCTCGGCGGTGGGGGTCGCTGCCCACTTGGAAGTCGGCCACCCCGGCTTCGTGGACGGCCTCCTCGAAGACGCAGGCATTACTGGCGCGGCCCGCGACACGCTCCACGACGCGATGGATAGAAAAAGTGGCCCTGATCTGGCAGCGGGCCTGAGCGCCCACGCTTTGCCCGCCGAGCTGGGCCACCTGCTTTACCGGGTGATGGACTTGTACGGCGGCCCGGACGTGCTGAGTGCAGCCAGCGCCCTGCCTCTGGGTGAGCGGGCACGGCAAGCGCTTGATGATCTCTTGGCCATCGCTGCCGCGTTCGGGCCAGAACGGTTGCTGTTCGATCTGGGCATGAGCCGCCGCTACGGCTATTACAGCGGCTACACCTTCCGGGCTTACGTGGCGGGCCACGCGCAGCCGGTCTTGGGCGGCGGGCGCTACGGCGGGCGCGGCGAGACGCTTCCCGGCGCGGGCTTCGCGGTGGGCTTAGAGCGCCTCACCGAAGTGGCCGCCCGCCACCTTCCCCCCGAGCGCGAAGCGGTGCTGGCGCTCGACGAAGCCGGAGTGAACTACGCCCAAACGCTGGGCTTGGTGGCAGAGCGGGCCTGGACAAACGACCCAGCCGACTGGCAACGCTACGCGGCGGCGCGGGGCATCGTGCGGATGGTGCGCGGCGAGCAACTGATTGAGGTGAAGGCGTGA